A stretch of the Lactuca sativa cultivar Salinas chromosome 9, Lsat_Salinas_v11, whole genome shotgun sequence genome encodes the following:
- the LOC111881305 gene encoding uncharacterized protein LOC111881305 isoform X2, protein MSRIQNGKNRNPEKPISGCLGRMVNLFDLNTGLGGNKLLTDKPHHDGNGTPIKMLIAQEMSKEDECKQSPSNLVAKLMGLDALPQQHQQPVSASCRSHSRHSRSQSESLDTQSKHEITKCPEQEEYTKDVFEIWQQHYKERCSEKQSESKMDLIREKFMEAKRLSTDEKLRQSKQFQDALEVLSSNKDLFLKFLQEPNSLFSQHLYNLQSVPPPPDSRRITVLRPSKLVDTQKKNEKQDTKPWDKNSSDIFFSPECCKTDENPMQPTRIVILKPHNIKVVDSHSHDDVFDGDPEDSEVLESREAEEEEIALRRDETLLSSVFSNGYIGDDSSFCKSEIDYAAGNLSDSEVVSPTSRHSWDYINRFNSHYATSSSRASYSPESSVCREAKKRLSERWAMMASNKNLQEQRQIQRSSSTLGDMLALSDLKKSVKPEEKKQEFIMGSNDLNKHEDDDNDNSPRKLSRSKSVPTSGVSGSLEGKGDDSKEKLVKSSFKGRVSSLFFSKNKKSSKEKSNQSKDERPRNEGSQCVEDELYRRSQGIVLPEKSGFSFKNPEFLGNHSSENQDQPSPISVLEPHFEEDGHTANAKLNKHDSMKYKLIDKSPPIGSISRTLSWDDTSLGSATPYSGKPSSSAPPLNPQEEEQECLLYVETLLSVAGLHKTRSNSLFARWHSPESPLDPSLRDKYMNLTEKDSILSQNKQRHHHHRSMTKLVFDCVNEALMDIGSGGGAHMAMMMTSALVGDRVWARMKEWLFSGEERWGEWDDSDGDGGSVVEEVVRKEVVGRGWVEGLRLEIDDTRKDIEGKLLEELVEESVLELTGRASSVF, encoded by the exons ATGAGCCGAATTCAGAATGGAAAAAACCGAAATCCTGAGAAACCTATTTCAGGATGCTTGGGAAGAATGGTGAACCTGTTTGATTTGAATACTGGTTTGGGAGGGAACAAGCTCCTTACAGATAAGCCACATCATGATGGAAATGGAACACCCATAAAGATGCTAATTGCACAAGAAATGTCCAAAGAAGATGAATGTAAGCAAAGTCCATCTAATTTGGTTGCCAAGCTAATGGGGCTTGATGCCCTCCCACAGCAGCATCAACAACCTGTTTCAGCTTCATGCAGGAGCCATTCAAGACATTCAAGGAGCCAATCTGAATCCTTGGACACACAATCAAAACATGAGATCACAAAGTGTCCTGAACAGGAAGAATACACCAAAGATGTTTTTGAAATATGGCAGCAACATTACAAAGAAAGATGTAGTGAAAAACAGAGTGAGAGTAAGATGGATCTTATCAGGGAAAAGTTCATGGAAGCCAAACGTTTATCTACTGATGAAAAACTTCGCCAGTCCAAACAGTTTCAAGATGCATTGGAAGTTTTAAGTTCCAATAAAGATTTGTTTCTCAAGTTTCTTCAAGAACCCAATTCATTATTCTCTCAGCATCTATACAATCTGCAGTCTGTTCCTCCACCTCCAGACTCTAGACGGATCACAGTTCTTAGACCTTCTAAGCTGGTGGAtactcaaaagaaaaatgaaaaacagGACACAAAACCATGGGATAAAAACAGTTCTGATATCTTCTTTTCTCCTGAATGTTGCAAAACCGATGAAAACCCTATGCAGCCAACACGTATTGTGATACTAAAACCTCATAACATCAAAGTTGTTGATTCACATTCACATGATGATGTATTTGATGGGGATCCAGAAGACAGTGAGGTGTTGGAAtcaagagaagctgaagaagaggAGATTGCACTGAGAAGAGACGAGACCCTTCTTTCTTCCGTTTTTTCAAATGGTTATATCGGTGATGATAGTTCATTTTGTAAATCAGAAATTGATTATGCAGCAGGGAACCTTAGTGATTCAGAAGTTGTGTCACCAACTTCTAGACACTCATGGGACTATATTAATCGGTTTAATAGCCACTATGCCACTTCATCCAGCCGTGCTTCTTATTCACCAGAGTCATCTGTCTGTAGGGAAGCTAAGAAACGTCTTTCTGAAAGATGGGCAATGATGGCATCAAATAAGAATCTTCAAGAACAAAGACAGATACAAAGAAGTTCCAGTACATTGGGTGATATGCTTGCTCTTTCTGATTTGAAGAAATCAGTAAAACCGGAGGAAAAAAAACAGGAGTTTATTATGGGATCTAATGATTTGAACAAGCATGAAGACGATGATAATGATAATAGCCCTAGAAAGCTGTCAAGATCAAAATCTGTTCCAACATCTGGAGTTTCAGGTTCCTTGGAAGGGAAAGGAGACGATAGCAAGGAAAAGCTTGTGAAATCATCATTCAAGGGGAGAGTTTCAAGCTTGTTTTTCTCCAAAAACAAGAAATCTAGCAAAgagaagtcaaaccagtcaaagGATGAACGCCCAAGAAATGAAGGATCTCAATGTGTTGAAGACGAATTATATAGAAGATCACAAGGCATAGTTTTACCTGAG AAGTCtggattttcttttaaaaaccctgAGTTTCTCGGAAACCATAGCAGTGAGAACCAAGACCAGCCAAGCCCTATATCAGTCTTGGAACCACATTTTGAAGAAGATGGTCACACAGCAAATGCCAAGCTGAATAAGCATG ATTCTATGAAATACAAGTTGATTGACAAATCTCCACCCATTGGGTCCATATCCCGTACCCTATCATGGGATGATACTAGCCTAGGGTCAGCCACACCGTACTCCGGTAAACCCTCATCATCAGCACCACCACTAAACCCACAGGAAGAGGAGCAAGAATGTCTGTTGTATGTGGAAACCTTGTTATCAGTAGCAGGTCTCCATAAGACCCGATCAAACTCACTTTTCGCCAGGTGGCATTCACCCGAAAGCCCGTTGGACCCATCATTGAGGGACAAGTACATGAACCTGACAGAAAAAGACTCGATTTTGTCGCAAAACAAACAAAGGCATCATCATCATAGATCCATGACAAAACTCGTTTTTGATTGTGTCAACGAGGCGTTGATGGATATTGGTAGTGGGGGTGGGGCTCACATGGCGATGATGATGACGTCAGCATTGGTGGGGGACCGAGTGTGGGCCCGGATGAAGGAATGGTTGTTTTCCGGGGAGGAGAGGTGGGGGGAGTGGGATGATAGTGACGGTGATGGCGGGAGtgtggtggaggaggtggtgagGAAGGAGGTGGTGGGGAGGGGGTGGGTGGAGGGGTTGAGATTGGAAATTGATGATACAAGAAAGGATATAGAAGGGAAGTTGCTTGAGGAGCTGGTGGAAGAGTCTGTGTTGGAGTTGACTGGTAGAGCTTCAtcagttttttaa
- the LOC111881305 gene encoding uncharacterized protein LOC111881305 isoform X1: MSRIQNGKNRNPEKPISGCLGRMVNLFDLNTGLGGNKLLTDKPHHDGNGTPIKMLIAQEMSKEDECKQSPSNLVAKLMGLDALPQQHQQPVSASCRSHSRHSRSQSESLDTQSKHEITKCPEQEEYTKDVFEIWQQHYKERCSEKQSESKMDLIREKFMEAKRLSTDEKLRQSKQFQDALEVLSSNKDLFLKFLQEPNSLFSQHLYNLQSVPPPPDSRRITVLRPSKLVDTQKKNEKQDTKPWDKNSSDIFFSPECCKTDENPMQPTRIVILKPHNIKVVDSHSHDDVFDGDPEDSEVLESREAEEEEIALRRDETLLSSVFSNGYIGDDSSFCKSEIDYAAGNLSDSEVVSPTSRHSWDYINRFNSHYATSSSRASYSPESSVCREAKKRLSERWAMMASNKNLQEQRQIQRSSSTLGDMLALSDLKKSVKPEEKKQEFIMGSNDLNKHEDDDNDNSPRKLSRSKSVPTSGVSGSLEGKGDDSKEKLVKSSFKGRVSSLFFSKNKKSSKEKSNQSKDERPRNEGSQCVEDELYRRSQGIVLPELLQKSGFSFKNPEFLGNHSSENQDQPSPISVLEPHFEEDGHTANAKLNKHDSMKYKLIDKSPPIGSISRTLSWDDTSLGSATPYSGKPSSSAPPLNPQEEEQECLLYVETLLSVAGLHKTRSNSLFARWHSPESPLDPSLRDKYMNLTEKDSILSQNKQRHHHHRSMTKLVFDCVNEALMDIGSGGGAHMAMMMTSALVGDRVWARMKEWLFSGEERWGEWDDSDGDGGSVVEEVVRKEVVGRGWVEGLRLEIDDTRKDIEGKLLEELVEESVLELTGRASSVF; encoded by the exons ATGAGCCGAATTCAGAATGGAAAAAACCGAAATCCTGAGAAACCTATTTCAGGATGCTTGGGAAGAATGGTGAACCTGTTTGATTTGAATACTGGTTTGGGAGGGAACAAGCTCCTTACAGATAAGCCACATCATGATGGAAATGGAACACCCATAAAGATGCTAATTGCACAAGAAATGTCCAAAGAAGATGAATGTAAGCAAAGTCCATCTAATTTGGTTGCCAAGCTAATGGGGCTTGATGCCCTCCCACAGCAGCATCAACAACCTGTTTCAGCTTCATGCAGGAGCCATTCAAGACATTCAAGGAGCCAATCTGAATCCTTGGACACACAATCAAAACATGAGATCACAAAGTGTCCTGAACAGGAAGAATACACCAAAGATGTTTTTGAAATATGGCAGCAACATTACAAAGAAAGATGTAGTGAAAAACAGAGTGAGAGTAAGATGGATCTTATCAGGGAAAAGTTCATGGAAGCCAAACGTTTATCTACTGATGAAAAACTTCGCCAGTCCAAACAGTTTCAAGATGCATTGGAAGTTTTAAGTTCCAATAAAGATTTGTTTCTCAAGTTTCTTCAAGAACCCAATTCATTATTCTCTCAGCATCTATACAATCTGCAGTCTGTTCCTCCACCTCCAGACTCTAGACGGATCACAGTTCTTAGACCTTCTAAGCTGGTGGAtactcaaaagaaaaatgaaaaacagGACACAAAACCATGGGATAAAAACAGTTCTGATATCTTCTTTTCTCCTGAATGTTGCAAAACCGATGAAAACCCTATGCAGCCAACACGTATTGTGATACTAAAACCTCATAACATCAAAGTTGTTGATTCACATTCACATGATGATGTATTTGATGGGGATCCAGAAGACAGTGAGGTGTTGGAAtcaagagaagctgaagaagaggAGATTGCACTGAGAAGAGACGAGACCCTTCTTTCTTCCGTTTTTTCAAATGGTTATATCGGTGATGATAGTTCATTTTGTAAATCAGAAATTGATTATGCAGCAGGGAACCTTAGTGATTCAGAAGTTGTGTCACCAACTTCTAGACACTCATGGGACTATATTAATCGGTTTAATAGCCACTATGCCACTTCATCCAGCCGTGCTTCTTATTCACCAGAGTCATCTGTCTGTAGGGAAGCTAAGAAACGTCTTTCTGAAAGATGGGCAATGATGGCATCAAATAAGAATCTTCAAGAACAAAGACAGATACAAAGAAGTTCCAGTACATTGGGTGATATGCTTGCTCTTTCTGATTTGAAGAAATCAGTAAAACCGGAGGAAAAAAAACAGGAGTTTATTATGGGATCTAATGATTTGAACAAGCATGAAGACGATGATAATGATAATAGCCCTAGAAAGCTGTCAAGATCAAAATCTGTTCCAACATCTGGAGTTTCAGGTTCCTTGGAAGGGAAAGGAGACGATAGCAAGGAAAAGCTTGTGAAATCATCATTCAAGGGGAGAGTTTCAAGCTTGTTTTTCTCCAAAAACAAGAAATCTAGCAAAgagaagtcaaaccagtcaaagGATGAACGCCCAAGAAATGAAGGATCTCAATGTGTTGAAGACGAATTATATAGAAGATCACAAGGCATAGTTTTACCTGAG TTGTTGCAGAAGTCtggattttcttttaaaaaccctgAGTTTCTCGGAAACCATAGCAGTGAGAACCAAGACCAGCCAAGCCCTATATCAGTCTTGGAACCACATTTTGAAGAAGATGGTCACACAGCAAATGCCAAGCTGAATAAGCATG ATTCTATGAAATACAAGTTGATTGACAAATCTCCACCCATTGGGTCCATATCCCGTACCCTATCATGGGATGATACTAGCCTAGGGTCAGCCACACCGTACTCCGGTAAACCCTCATCATCAGCACCACCACTAAACCCACAGGAAGAGGAGCAAGAATGTCTGTTGTATGTGGAAACCTTGTTATCAGTAGCAGGTCTCCATAAGACCCGATCAAACTCACTTTTCGCCAGGTGGCATTCACCCGAAAGCCCGTTGGACCCATCATTGAGGGACAAGTACATGAACCTGACAGAAAAAGACTCGATTTTGTCGCAAAACAAACAAAGGCATCATCATCATAGATCCATGACAAAACTCGTTTTTGATTGTGTCAACGAGGCGTTGATGGATATTGGTAGTGGGGGTGGGGCTCACATGGCGATGATGATGACGTCAGCATTGGTGGGGGACCGAGTGTGGGCCCGGATGAAGGAATGGTTGTTTTCCGGGGAGGAGAGGTGGGGGGAGTGGGATGATAGTGACGGTGATGGCGGGAGtgtggtggaggaggtggtgagGAAGGAGGTGGTGGGGAGGGGGTGGGTGGAGGGGTTGAGATTGGAAATTGATGATACAAGAAAGGATATAGAAGGGAAGTTGCTTGAGGAGCTGGTGGAAGAGTCTGTGTTGGAGTTGACTGGTAGAGCTTCAtcagttttttaa